In one window of Photobacterium leiognathi DNA:
- a CDS encoding tyrosine-type recombinase/integrase gives MIILKSTSDFEIESVKYPNFPLLTWEADNPELGIESGMLCVEAMQFLIYECLKRGRVNSENTWWTYGNHLSQFLTFCEQNSLDWRDISESSEDEMLVSAYRDLCVGEFGMSVNSTNQHLRTIVRFYSYGVGKWFKSLPYSLESVSVKKGRQFLAHTERNGGKKYSPDLMMKTVEKKAEFLSAIEVQELLNAIKNPTLKLMVRLCLQTGIRLNELLLFPLHVIRKPTGNRAYYEVNISRTKGKKERKIHIPSRLMEDLWRYVNEARFQKQQESGVVSDCLFLTSDGQEWTSQGSAFGKALKSLNLPFHVSPHMLRHTYATHMLKGLLERKTSKFEPLMYLQARLGHSSITTTMKYLHLVNDLVDDLSIEYQQQIDAIV, from the coding sequence ATGATTATTCTAAAATCAACATCTGACTTTGAGATAGAGAGCGTCAAATATCCCAATTTCCCTTTACTAACTTGGGAAGCTGACAATCCAGAATTAGGAATTGAATCTGGAATGCTTTGTGTAGAGGCAATGCAGTTCTTGATCTATGAGTGCTTAAAACGAGGTCGAGTGAATAGTGAGAACACTTGGTGGACGTATGGCAATCATTTAAGTCAATTCCTGACATTCTGTGAGCAGAACAGTTTGGATTGGCGAGACATTTCAGAAAGCAGTGAAGATGAAATGCTGGTCAGTGCTTATCGTGACCTTTGCGTTGGCGAGTTTGGTATGTCCGTTAATTCGACGAATCAGCATTTAAGGACGATAGTGCGTTTTTACTCTTATGGTGTCGGTAAGTGGTTTAAATCATTGCCTTACTCCCTAGAATCCGTTTCAGTGAAAAAAGGGCGGCAGTTTTTGGCTCATACCGAAAGAAACGGTGGTAAGAAGTACAGCCCTGATTTGATGATGAAAACCGTTGAGAAGAAAGCTGAGTTTTTGTCAGCTATTGAAGTGCAAGAGCTATTAAATGCCATAAAGAACCCAACGCTAAAACTGATGGTGCGCTTATGTCTACAAACAGGCATTAGACTTAATGAGCTGTTGCTTTTCCCATTGCATGTAATACGAAAACCTACAGGAAACCGAGCTTACTACGAAGTTAATATCTCACGAACTAAAGGTAAAAAAGAGCGCAAAATACACATTCCATCAAGACTGATGGAAGACTTGTGGCGTTATGTCAATGAGGCTCGATTTCAGAAACAACAAGAATCAGGAGTGGTGTCAGATTGCTTGTTTTTAACGTCTGATGGTCAAGAGTGGACTTCTCAAGGCTCAGCCTTTGGCAAGGCTCTCAAGTCGCTCAATTTACCCTTTCATGTATCACCGCACATGCTAAGACACACGTATGCAACACACATGCTCAAAGGGTTGTTGGAGCGCAAAACCAGCAAGTTTGAGCCGTTGATGTACCTACAAGCTCGGCTTGGACATTCAAGTATCACAACCACGATGAAGTATTTGCACTTGGTGAATGACTTGGTTGATGACTTATCGATTGAATATCAACAACAAATTGATGCGATTGTGTAG
- a CDS encoding cytochrome-c peroxidase, with translation MRTLLTLVSSLFLLFVPCIVFASSPSQEAKITLGRYLFNDVRLSKLGNRSCALCHSPDLGWTNRFSKVPDINGKPTTLNTPALLNTAHYSQFMQSRDGLNTLEQTIMLPLFGTTPTEMGMTEPLLLQRLQQASDIYTPLFTASFQSPEFSTSKVIDALASYVTTITSLDTPYHRYLAGNSAALNDQQKVGLALFNSERLKCSQCHSGELLNTPKDKDDPVYVSTGLYGIKNQDGSYLYPSHERGKASFSHNDSDDGKYRIPSLINVSETAPWGHDGSVQSLEQYIEHYAAGGRVITVGKNAGDGRLHLNKDPKITEFRLSTTEKKALVAFLQSLTITKLPAQQHQDPFCQLVPLKNKKDSPNCLPPFKVKS, from the coding sequence ATGCGAACACTCCTTACACTTGTTAGCTCACTATTTTTGCTATTCGTACCTTGCATTGTTTTTGCTTCATCACCATCACAAGAAGCGAAAATCACCTTAGGTCGATACCTGTTCAATGATGTTCGCTTATCAAAACTCGGCAATCGTAGCTGCGCTTTATGTCATTCTCCTGATCTTGGCTGGACTAATCGCTTTAGCAAAGTTCCAGATATTAATGGCAAGCCAACCACATTAAATACCCCTGCTTTACTCAATACTGCGCACTATTCACAGTTCATGCAAAGCCGTGATGGACTTAATACGCTTGAGCAAACCATTATGCTGCCATTGTTTGGCACAACCCCAACAGAAATGGGGATGACAGAACCGTTATTACTGCAACGTTTACAACAAGCATCTGATATTTATACGCCTTTATTTACAGCCAGTTTTCAGTCACCTGAGTTTTCCACCAGCAAAGTGATAGATGCACTAGCAAGCTATGTGACCACCATTACGAGTTTAGATACTCCATATCACCGTTATTTAGCAGGTAACTCAGCAGCATTAAATGATCAGCAAAAAGTGGGATTGGCACTATTTAATAGCGAACGGCTTAAATGCTCGCAATGCCACAGTGGCGAGTTACTTAATACACCTAAAGATAAAGATGATCCTGTGTATGTCAGCACGGGGTTATATGGAATTAAAAACCAAGACGGTAGCTATTTATACCCATCCCATGAACGTGGAAAAGCCAGCTTTAGCCATAACGACTCAGATGATGGTAAATACCGTATTCCATCATTGATCAACGTTAGCGAAACCGCACCTTGGGGACATGATGGCAGCGTACAATCACTGGAACAATATATTGAACATTATGCTGCTGGTGGACGAGTTATCACTGTTGGCAAGAATGCTGGTGATGGTCGGTTACACCTCAACAAAGATCCGAAAATCACAGAATTTAGATTATCTACGACGGAGAAAAAAGCCCTTGTTGCCTTTCTTCAAAGTTTAACAATAACCAAACTACCTGCGCAGCAACACCAAGATCCTTTCTGCCAGTTAGTACCATTAAAAAATAAAAAAGACAGCCCGAACTGTCTTCCACCTTTTAAAGTGAAGTCATGA
- a CDS encoding C69 family dipeptidase produces the protein MKKITLLSALIASTLSVPSFACTTILVGNQATKDGSFIVARNEDYQANNTKQFIYHPAEAKQKADFKSNANDFTYPAAEHALEYTSLSDYDTKGTSMGEAGFNSAGVGISATETIYNGSKALAADPYVTKTGIGEDAIENVILPRVHTAKEGVELLGKIIEKQGASEGFGVAFVDKTGIWYLETGSGHQWMAQKLPADKYFVSANQGRLSTYKPHNPDYLASPTLVSFAENHALYTPVTGEAFNFHKAYSQDTQNDVTYNYPRVWTLQHMYTQGLKTKIDQGQNFPVFLTPTHKLTINDVEQGLRNHYQGTSHDPYANNNPKEPYRPISVFRTQESHILQVRPSLPIAIGETEYMAYGMSALSVYIPYYQGMTQVPKALTLGNDKADDQSANWQFRKLQTLAMTNWNEFAPIVQKAYQQFEQQTAVKQQALEKQYLAIYKKEPKKAQALINQFEQKTVDDALTLTHDLTNTLLTKMTHDTDMLYHFEGA, from the coding sequence ATGAAAAAAATCACACTACTTTCCGCACTTATTGCTTCCACACTCAGTGTGCCAAGCTTTGCCTGTACCACCATTTTAGTTGGCAACCAAGCAACCAAAGATGGTTCATTCATTGTGGCACGTAATGAAGATTACCAAGCCAATAACACCAAACAATTTATCTATCACCCAGCAGAAGCTAAACAAAAAGCCGACTTTAAATCTAACGCTAACGACTTTACTTACCCTGCTGCTGAACATGCATTGGAATACACTTCATTGTCTGATTACGACACTAAAGGTACCAGCATGGGAGAAGCTGGCTTTAACTCTGCTGGTGTTGGTATTTCTGCGACAGAAACCATTTATAACGGCAGCAAAGCACTCGCGGCCGATCCATATGTCACTAAAACGGGTATTGGTGAAGATGCGATTGAGAACGTGATCCTACCTCGCGTACATACAGCTAAAGAAGGTGTTGAATTACTCGGTAAGATCATCGAAAAGCAAGGTGCATCTGAAGGCTTTGGTGTTGCATTTGTTGATAAAACGGGTATTTGGTATTTAGAAACTGGTAGTGGTCACCAGTGGATGGCGCAAAAGCTTCCTGCGGATAAATACTTTGTTTCTGCCAACCAAGGTCGTTTAAGCACTTATAAACCTCATAATCCGGATTACTTAGCGTCACCAACGTTAGTTAGCTTTGCCGAAAATCATGCTTTATATACGCCAGTGACAGGCGAAGCCTTTAATTTCCACAAAGCTTACTCACAAGACACCCAAAACGATGTGACCTATAACTACCCACGTGTGTGGACGTTACAGCACATGTATACCCAAGGGCTAAAGACCAAAATCGATCAGGGTCAAAACTTCCCAGTATTCTTAACGCCAACACACAAATTAACGATTAATGACGTTGAGCAAGGTTTAAGAAATCATTACCAAGGTACGTCTCACGATCCGTACGCCAATAACAATCCGAAAGAACCTTACCGCCCTATTTCCGTATTCAGAACCCAAGAATCCCATATTCTTCAAGTACGTCCATCATTGCCAATTGCGATTGGTGAAACGGAATACATGGCTTATGGTATGTCAGCATTAAGTGTTTATATCCCTTACTACCAAGGCATGACACAGGTACCAAAAGCCCTGACATTAGGTAACGATAAAGCTGACGACCAATCTGCTAACTGGCAGTTCCGCAAACTACAAACCCTTGCAATGACAAACTGGAATGAGTTTGCGCCTATTGTGCAAAAAGCCTATCAACAATTTGAGCAGCAAACTGCAGTAAAACAGCAAGCGTTAGAAAAGCAATACTTAGCGATTTACAAGAAAGAGCCTAAAAAAGCCCAAGCACTGATCAACCAGTTTGAGCAAAAAACCGTCGATGATGCGCTAACACTTACCCATGATCTGACAAATACGTTATTAACAAAAATGACCCACGACACCGACATGCTTTATCACTTTGAAGGTGCATAA
- a CDS encoding M66 family metalloprotease, producing the protein MKKKYLVSLLPALLMAQYGYAETKSTTAPETLYFNKKALPSDTQGSLQGSVSIAQSVIMQTSNKIENDRQPHLVSLRRSLVMFEPQADMLESGEALTVTAKNANNEVVYQTVMRLPQQLPQVAGKLDKYVEIIKPEQFSLTVTSNNDLGQIAGEAGKSHFKALIAQHDTIHVSTGDGHWARHFILPDDKAFHNKKITFTSDAGYNSQIDYSQGTDTISRGNQFTYQNVDGIWYGEADMAISRVAYSDKAYSAVLPAEAILPGLSLTFSAESNKEGTVSGIKIGANTSMILNTIDIGLLTEPRDQFQFMKDPDLHRQYFQNIQISKLIVNPYESVHLEEIMLPDGRVLVGVDPSEADAYGSDSHYRIARELISSGINSASYGVNSSIVRPASQWNISAPYHAAQVTVNNSIGNYTDGLIAHGLLGSYAGVASVVGSTGNEFSHEVGHELGVGNHYPGGYNGAIHKSSTEVNSTWGWDVHKNFFIPNFTKGVTNQESCYEGECVAPFEGHSFGFGTMSGGSALYPKYNAYTLHAPYELSVFQDFLENKANFDPASPTGFSKWDHNEKVMKPWTNKTADDLALSIVVSPNESLGPDEYGPESDKFYQLFENNDVVFVHVKNHAWIGNIYLPSDAAFEGKTAYLQVTSLWNTNVHYNDQSFTLVRDKKYAFTYTNGLWVLDENVTIGDQLDLIPYKQGIPVTTLVGYYDPEKALPTYMYPALHGAYGSVYVDNFTASSCKVDVFTHEAGTKTFNLHSRRLQAGFMNRFHINVESALKPYRAEVSCGGDVLDTMDITPAKTTLKANIVSTEAGKAPVISGVEDVVIAHRDLFAPLAGVTAMDDYEGDVTASIVVEGSVDTNKAGHYSLTYKAYDSALSESVVVRNVEVFSEKPVLSGITDTTIQFGDAFNAKAGITASDVEDGDLTANIIIDGEVDTNQAGTYTLTYQVTDSAQQTTQAQRVVTVEGSAVCENTWSANNTYVAGDEVSHNGVVWQAGWWTQGEEPGTTGEWGVWKQVATEGCTSVKPEITPPAPGEYPTYQAGTAYKEGDIVRASDEQLYQCKP; encoded by the coding sequence ATGAAAAAGAAATATTTAGTTAGTTTGCTACCTGCATTGCTAATGGCGCAATACGGTTACGCAGAAACAAAATCAACCACAGCACCAGAAACGCTTTATTTTAATAAGAAAGCATTACCTTCTGATACACAAGGTAGCCTACAAGGTAGCGTAAGTATTGCTCAAAGCGTGATCATGCAAACGAGCAACAAAATTGAAAACGATCGTCAACCGCACCTCGTATCACTACGTCGCAGTTTAGTGATGTTTGAACCACAAGCTGACATGCTTGAAAGCGGTGAAGCACTAACAGTGACAGCGAAAAACGCAAACAATGAAGTGGTTTACCAAACCGTTATGCGTTTGCCGCAACAGTTGCCGCAAGTAGCGGGTAAATTAGATAAATATGTTGAGATTATTAAGCCTGAGCAATTTTCTCTCACTGTTACTAGCAATAACGATCTTGGTCAAATTGCTGGTGAAGCTGGCAAATCCCATTTTAAAGCGCTGATTGCGCAGCACGATACTATCCATGTTTCTACTGGTGATGGTCATTGGGCTCGTCATTTTATTCTGCCAGATGACAAAGCTTTCCATAATAAGAAGATCACTTTTACCTCGGATGCAGGTTACAACTCTCAAATCGATTACTCACAGGGCACAGATACCATTAGCCGTGGTAATCAATTCACTTACCAGAATGTTGATGGTATTTGGTACGGTGAAGCAGATATGGCAATCAGCCGTGTTGCTTACAGTGATAAAGCCTATTCAGCTGTGCTACCAGCAGAAGCCATACTACCAGGTTTGAGCTTAACTTTTAGCGCAGAGAGCAATAAAGAAGGGACTGTTTCAGGCATTAAGATCGGTGCTAATACCAGCATGATCTTAAATACGATCGATATTGGTTTATTAACTGAGCCAAGAGATCAATTCCAGTTCATGAAAGATCCTGATCTTCATCGTCAATATTTCCAAAATATTCAGATCAGTAAATTGATCGTTAACCCTTATGAGTCAGTGCATCTTGAAGAAATCATGTTGCCTGATGGTCGTGTGTTGGTTGGCGTTGATCCAAGTGAAGCTGATGCTTATGGCAGTGACTCGCACTACCGTATTGCCCGTGAGTTAATTTCATCTGGTATCAACAGTGCAAGTTATGGTGTGAACTCGTCAATTGTACGTCCTGCAAGCCAGTGGAATATCAGTGCGCCATATCATGCAGCGCAAGTGACTGTGAATAACTCTATTGGTAACTACACTGATGGCTTAATAGCACATGGTTTATTAGGTTCATACGCAGGTGTTGCCTCTGTTGTTGGTTCGACAGGCAATGAATTTAGCCATGAAGTTGGTCACGAATTAGGTGTGGGCAATCACTACCCAGGTGGTTACAACGGTGCTATTCATAAGAGCTCAACGGAAGTGAACTCAACATGGGGTTGGGATGTTCATAAAAACTTCTTTATTCCAAACTTTACCAAAGGTGTAACGAACCAAGAGTCATGTTACGAAGGGGAGTGTGTTGCACCGTTTGAAGGTCATAGCTTTGGCTTTGGCACTATGTCTGGTGGTTCAGCCTTATACCCTAAATACAACGCTTACACCTTACATGCCCCATACGAGCTAAGCGTATTCCAAGACTTCTTAGAGAACAAAGCTAATTTTGATCCTGCATCACCAACAGGCTTTAGTAAGTGGGATCATAATGAGAAAGTCATGAAACCGTGGACGAATAAAACGGCAGATGATCTTGCTCTCTCTATTGTTGTTAGCCCGAATGAAAGTTTAGGTCCTGATGAATACGGCCCTGAAAGTGACAAGTTCTACCAATTATTTGAAAACAACGATGTGGTATTTGTACACGTTAAAAACCACGCATGGATTGGTAATATTTACCTGCCAAGTGATGCAGCATTTGAAGGTAAAACAGCTTATCTACAAGTTACGTCATTGTGGAATACCAATGTTCACTACAACGATCAAAGCTTTACGCTAGTTCGTGATAAAAAATACGCGTTCACTTACACCAATGGACTATGGGTATTAGATGAGAACGTGACAATTGGCGATCAGCTTGACTTGATCCCATACAAGCAAGGTATTCCAGTCACAACATTAGTGGGCTACTACGATCCAGAGAAAGCATTACCAACTTATATGTACCCAGCACTGCATGGTGCTTATGGTAGCGTTTACGTTGATAACTTCACGGCTTCATCTTGTAAGGTAGATGTATTCACCCACGAAGCAGGAACTAAAACCTTTAACTTACATAGCCGTCGCCTACAAGCGGGCTTTATGAACCGTTTCCACATCAACGTTGAAAGTGCACTGAAGCCATACCGTGCAGAAGTAAGCTGTGGTGGTGACGTATTAGATACAATGGATATCACTCCTGCGAAAACAACATTGAAAGCCAATATTGTTTCGACAGAAGCAGGTAAAGCGCCTGTGATCAGTGGTGTTGAAGATGTGGTAATCGCACACCGCGATCTGTTTGCGCCATTAGCAGGTGTAACAGCAATGGATGATTACGAAGGCGATGTAACAGCATCTATCGTCGTTGAAGGTAGCGTTGATACGAATAAAGCGGGTCATTACAGCTTAACTTACAAAGCATACGACAGCGCATTAAGCGAATCGGTTGTGGTACGTAATGTAGAAGTGTTCAGTGAAAAACCAGTGTTATCTGGCATTACAGACACCACCATTCAATTTGGTGATGCATTTAATGCTAAAGCAGGCATTACCGCTTCTGATGTTGAAGACGGTGATTTAACAGCAAACATCATTATTGATGGTGAGGTTGATACTAACCAAGCGGGTACATACACACTGACTTACCAAGTCACAGATAGCGCACAACAAACCACACAGGCACAACGTGTAGTGACGGTTGAAGGTAGCGCAGTTTGTGAAAACACGTGGAGTGCAAACAACACTTATGTCGCGGGTGATGAAGTGAGCCACAACGGTGTGGTATGGCAAGCAGGCTGGTGGACACAAGGTGAAGAACCAGGAACAACAGGTGAGTGGGGCGTTTGGAAGCAAGTAGCAACAGAAGGTTGTACGTCTGTAAAACCTGAAATCACGCCACCAGCACCGGGTGAATACCCAACGTATCAAGCAGGTACTGCTTATAAAGAAGGTGACATTGTTCGTGCAAGTGATGAGCAACTTTACCAATGTAAGCCTTGA
- the gap gene encoding type I glyceraldehyde-3-phosphate dehydrogenase, whose protein sequence is MTIKVGINGFGRIGRFVFRAAQERNDIEVVGINDLIDVDYMAYMLKYDSTHGRFSGTVEVKDGNLVVNGKTVRVTAERNPADLKWDAINVDVVAEATGLFLTDETARKHIEAGAKKVVLTAPSKDATPMFVMGVNQDMYAGQDIVSNASCTTNCLAPIAKVLHDNFGIESGLMTTVHATTATQKTVDGPSMKDWRGGRGASQNIIPSSTGAAKAVGKVLPELNGLLTGMAFRVPTANVSVVDLTVNLKNAASYETICKAMKAASEGELKGILGYTEDAVVSTDFNGDTHTSIFDAAAGIALNDNFVKVVSWYDNEIGYSNKVLDLIAHISK, encoded by the coding sequence ATGACAATTAAAGTAGGTATTAACGGTTTTGGTCGTATCGGTCGTTTTGTTTTCCGTGCAGCGCAAGAGCGTAATGATATTGAAGTAGTTGGTATTAACGATCTTATTGATGTTGACTACATGGCATACATGCTTAAATACGATTCAACTCATGGTCGATTCAGCGGTACAGTTGAAGTGAAAGACGGTAACTTGGTTGTTAATGGTAAAACAGTACGTGTAACCGCAGAGCGTAACCCCGCAGATTTAAAATGGGATGCAATTAATGTTGATGTTGTAGCAGAAGCAACAGGCTTGTTCTTAACTGATGAGACGGCACGTAAACACATTGAAGCGGGTGCGAAAAAAGTGGTACTAACGGCACCATCGAAAGATGCAACGCCAATGTTTGTTATGGGTGTTAACCAAGATATGTATGCAGGTCAAGATATTGTATCGAATGCGTCTTGTACCACTAACTGTTTGGCGCCTATTGCTAAAGTACTTCATGATAACTTTGGTATTGAATCAGGCTTAATGACAACGGTTCACGCAACAACAGCAACACAAAAAACAGTTGATGGTCCATCAATGAAAGACTGGCGTGGTGGTCGTGGTGCTTCTCAAAACATCATCCCATCATCAACAGGTGCAGCAAAAGCAGTAGGTAAAGTATTACCAGAGCTTAACGGCCTACTAACAGGTATGGCATTCCGTGTACCAACCGCGAACGTTTCAGTGGTTGATTTAACGGTTAACCTTAAAAATGCAGCTTCTTACGAAACTATCTGTAAAGCAATGAAAGCAGCATCAGAAGGTGAACTAAAAGGCATTCTTGGTTACACAGAAGATGCAGTGGTTTCTACAGATTTCAACGGTGATACACATACCTCAATTTTTGATGCAGCAGCAGGTATCGCACTTAATGATAACTTCGTTAAAGTCGTATCTTGGTACGATAACGAAATTGGTTATTCAAATAAAGTGCTAGATCTTATTGCTCACATCTCTAAATAA
- a CDS encoding YbaK/EbsC family protein codes for MNSVLQLLDKFSIDYQLVEHPSSISCEESEAYISDDIPGIQLRHLFLRDRKKHSFFLFAYNAQRKVCLKKMGQMLGVKGLTMASIEDLKQMLNVDSGAVSLCAMINDTEHKVIPLLDEELRTATHYCGVPNVTTATLILSNQAWQQFFKAIDRSPVYIDAPARETERVAGTPRRRALTENEKQQIEQFDRILD; via the coding sequence ATGAATAGCGTCCTTCAACTTCTTGATAAATTCTCAATTGATTATCAACTTGTAGAGCACCCATCATCCATAAGCTGTGAAGAATCTGAAGCATATATATCTGATGATATACCTGGGATCCAATTGCGACATTTGTTTTTACGGGATCGTAAAAAACACAGCTTCTTCTTATTTGCTTATAACGCTCAGCGTAAAGTATGCCTAAAAAAAATGGGGCAGATGCTCGGTGTTAAAGGTTTGACGATGGCAAGCATTGAAGATTTAAAACAAATGCTTAATGTTGATTCTGGCGCAGTATCACTTTGTGCAATGATCAATGATACAGAGCATAAAGTGATCCCCTTACTTGATGAAGAGCTTCGAACCGCAACGCACTATTGCGGTGTGCCCAATGTTACCACCGCCACACTTATTTTAAGCAATCAAGCATGGCAACAGTTTTTTAAAGCGATTGATCGTTCACCTGTTTATATTGATGCGCCAGCACGTGAAACAGAACGTGTCGCAGGTACGCCAAGACGAAGGGCGTTAACCGAAAACGAAAAACAACAAATAGAGCAGTTTGATCGGATATTGGATTAG